Within Raineyella sp. W15-4, the genomic segment ACCCCCTCCCCCGGCGCCCGGCGCGCGCTGACCGCGATCGACGCCACCGGTGTGACGTACTCGGTGCGTACCCACCTGCCGAGCACCAGTCTGGAGGAGCATGCCGCCGCGATCGGGGTGCCGTCGTCGGACCTCACCAAGACCCTGGTCGTCCGCCGCCGCGAGGGCGACTACTTCTTCCTGCTCGTCCCGGGCGGCCGGAAGGTCTCCTGGAAGAAGGTGCGGGCGGCGCTGGGGGTGAACCGGCTGACCATGCCCGGCCCCGAGGAGGCCCGGGCGGCCAGCGGCTACGAGCGGGGCACCATCACCCCGTTCGGCGCCACCCACGTGTGGCCGGTCTATGCCGACCGTACGCTCGTCGACCCGCCGGGCCGGCAGGTCTCGATCGGCGGCGGGGATCACGGGACGGCGCTGGTGCTGGCGGCGGACGACCTGGTGGCGGTGCTGGACGCGACGGTCCTGGACGTCACCGAACCGGAGTGAGACAGGCCGGAACAGCGGGCCTGAGCAGGTGATCCGGCCCCGGTGAGCGGTGGTCCGAGCCGCGTGAGCAGAGCCACGTCGTCGGGCCTCCGCCCCCACCTCAGTGCCGTCCCACCCCGTGTTACTGTGTGGCCACAACACGCGCTCGGGGCCCGAGGAAGCCGGTGAGAATCCGGCACGGTCGCGCCACTGTGAGTCAAGTCAGGAACTCGCCCCGAGAGCGCACAACCCATCATCGGGACGCGTCATCCCGGAAGGACACACATCGTGCACATCGCAGAGGGGTTCCTACCCGCCTCCCACTGCATCGGCTGGGCCGTTGCGGCGACACCGTTCGTCGTCTGGGGCGTACGCTCGACCGTACGCCAGG encodes:
- a CDS encoding YbaK/EbsC family protein, with protein sequence MTETPSPGARRALTAIDATGVTYSVRTHLPSTSLEEHAAAIGVPSSDLTKTLVVRRREGDYFFLLVPGGRKVSWKKVRAALGVNRLTMPGPEEARAASGYERGTITPFGATHVWPVYADRTLVDPPGRQVSIGGGDHGTALVLAADDLVAVLDATVLDVTEPE